A single region of the Brachypodium distachyon strain Bd21 chromosome 3, Brachypodium_distachyon_v3.0, whole genome shotgun sequence genome encodes:
- the LOC100839006 gene encoding zinc finger BED domain-containing protein RICESLEEPER 2-like isoform X1 has translation MEEDVEEGQQCEEEIQQPDTDMEQDKSEDNSFDFDDDIDMSEDGIGGSEAADEVEQEVVDLSSEDGKKKKRKGRCGGVKTTKSKELSKCWLYFKKIMVPSVDDPNVEEMKARCRYCANLLTYHQGSSTSHLLRHKRSCTAIKANLQRLSIQSRLEFQPISGSSGLPLQVPTNGFDQATVKELIAKMIAAHDYSFRMVEHEWFNVLMKYMNPLYKQIGRKAIRAECLRVYKDEKEILKAELKHVAYIILTTDLWTSNQTISYICVVAHYIDKDWKMQTRVLSLTELDPPHTGHVIADAVFECVAKWKLEKKIISITLDNASNNDGAVRDLMAMFDVRRGTSFDAKYFHVRCCAHIINLVVQDGATCMANLVSNLRETVKYFKKSPARLHKFTEICKVLGLEIGKHLCLDVCTRWSSTYKMINVAYPYRQAMKSYAISDANYKWEPSKQECDLFKLIEPLLYAFACVTTAFSATSYPTSNIFYPHIVSIKKELRKAMVHQNQLYNNMGQKMMEKFNKY, from the exons ATG gaagAGGATGTGGAAGAGGGCCAGCAATGTGAGGAAGAGATCCAGCAACCTGATACTGATATGGAACAAGATAAGTCAGAGGACAACTCATTTGATTTTGATGATGACATTGACATGTCTGAGGATGGTATAGGGGGTTCTGAAGCAGCCGATGAAGTAGAACAAGAAGTTGTGGATCTTAGCTCAGAagatggaaagaaaaagaagagaaaggggAGATGTGGAGGGGTGAAAACTACCAAATCCAAGGAGTTGTCTAAATGTTGGCTGTACTTTAAGAAGATAATGGTGCCATCAGTTGATGATCCAAACGTGGAGGAGATGAAAGCAAGGTGTAGGTATTGCGCTAATTTGCTAACGTACCATCAAGGTTCAAGCACTTCTCACCTTTTGAGGCATAAGAGATCTTGTACCGCAATCAAGGCCAACCTTCAGAGATTAAGTATACAATCACGCCTTGAATTCCAACCAATTAGTGGTAGTTCTGGTCTTCCTTTGCAGGTCCCAACTAATGGGTTTGATCAGGCTACTGTCAAGGAGCTGATTGCTAAGATGATTGCTGCTCATGACTACTCTTTCAGAATGGTTGAGCATGAGTGGTTCAATGTTTTGATGAAGTACATGAACCCACTCTATAAGCAAATTGGCAGGAAGGCAATAAGAGCTGAATGCTTGAGGGTGTACAAGGATGAAAAGGAGATACTTAAGGCTGAGTTGAAGCATGTCGCTTACATAATCCTTACCACAGATTTGTGGACAAGCAATCAGACCATATCATATATATGTGTGGTGGCACACTATATAGATAAAGATTGGAAAATGCAGACCCGTGTGCTGTCCTTGACGGAATTAGACCCACCTCACACTGGACACGTCATTGCTGATGCAGTGTTTGAGTGTGTGGCTAAATGGAAGCTAGAGAAGAAGATAATTTCCATCACACTTGACAATGCATCAAACAATGATGGGGCGGTTAGAGATCTGATGGCAATGTTTGATGTTAGAAGAGGGACATCTTTTGATGCCAAGTATTTCCATGTGAGGTGTTGCGCTCACATCATCAACCTTGTGGTGCAGGATGGGGCAACATGTATGGCAAACTTGGTTAGCAATTTGAGAGAGACTGTAAAGTATTTCAAGAAGTCTCCTGCTCGGCTACACAAGTTCACTGAGATTTGCAAGGTCTTAGGACTTGAGATAGGAAAACATTTGTGTTTGGATGTTTGCACGCGGTGGAGTTCAACCTACAAGATGATCAATGTTGCTTATCCATATAGGCAAGCAATGAAATCATATGCAATTTCAGATGCCAACTACAAGTGGGAGCCTTCCAAGCAAGAATGTGATTTGTTTAAGCTTATTGAGCCTTTGTTGTATGCATTTGCTTGTGTTACTACTGCATTTTCAGCAACATCATACCCCACCTCAAACATATTCTATCCCCACATTGTGAGTATCAAGAAAGAATTGAGAAAAGCCATGGTTCATCAAAATCAGCTTTACAATAATATGGGGCAGAAAATGATGGAGAAGTTCAACAAATATTAA
- the LOC100839006 gene encoding zinc finger BED domain-containing protein RICESLEEPER 2-like isoform X2, with translation MEQDKSEDNSFDFDDDIDMSEDGIGGSEAADEVEQEVVDLSSEDGKKKKRKGRCGGVKTTKSKELSKCWLYFKKIMVPSVDDPNVEEMKARCRYCANLLTYHQGSSTSHLLRHKRSCTAIKANLQRLSIQSRLEFQPISGSSGLPLQVPTNGFDQATVKELIAKMIAAHDYSFRMVEHEWFNVLMKYMNPLYKQIGRKAIRAECLRVYKDEKEILKAELKHVAYIILTTDLWTSNQTISYICVVAHYIDKDWKMQTRVLSLTELDPPHTGHVIADAVFECVAKWKLEKKIISITLDNASNNDGAVRDLMAMFDVRRGTSFDAKYFHVRCCAHIINLVVQDGATCMANLVSNLRETVKYFKKSPARLHKFTEICKVLGLEIGKHLCLDVCTRWSSTYKMINVAYPYRQAMKSYAISDANYKWEPSKQECDLFKLIEPLLYAFACVTTAFSATSYPTSNIFYPHIVSIKKELRKAMVHQNQLYNNMGQKMMEKFNKY, from the coding sequence ATGGAACAAGATAAGTCAGAGGACAACTCATTTGATTTTGATGATGACATTGACATGTCTGAGGATGGTATAGGGGGTTCTGAAGCAGCCGATGAAGTAGAACAAGAAGTTGTGGATCTTAGCTCAGAagatggaaagaaaaagaagagaaaggggAGATGTGGAGGGGTGAAAACTACCAAATCCAAGGAGTTGTCTAAATGTTGGCTGTACTTTAAGAAGATAATGGTGCCATCAGTTGATGATCCAAACGTGGAGGAGATGAAAGCAAGGTGTAGGTATTGCGCTAATTTGCTAACGTACCATCAAGGTTCAAGCACTTCTCACCTTTTGAGGCATAAGAGATCTTGTACCGCAATCAAGGCCAACCTTCAGAGATTAAGTATACAATCACGCCTTGAATTCCAACCAATTAGTGGTAGTTCTGGTCTTCCTTTGCAGGTCCCAACTAATGGGTTTGATCAGGCTACTGTCAAGGAGCTGATTGCTAAGATGATTGCTGCTCATGACTACTCTTTCAGAATGGTTGAGCATGAGTGGTTCAATGTTTTGATGAAGTACATGAACCCACTCTATAAGCAAATTGGCAGGAAGGCAATAAGAGCTGAATGCTTGAGGGTGTACAAGGATGAAAAGGAGATACTTAAGGCTGAGTTGAAGCATGTCGCTTACATAATCCTTACCACAGATTTGTGGACAAGCAATCAGACCATATCATATATATGTGTGGTGGCACACTATATAGATAAAGATTGGAAAATGCAGACCCGTGTGCTGTCCTTGACGGAATTAGACCCACCTCACACTGGACACGTCATTGCTGATGCAGTGTTTGAGTGTGTGGCTAAATGGAAGCTAGAGAAGAAGATAATTTCCATCACACTTGACAATGCATCAAACAATGATGGGGCGGTTAGAGATCTGATGGCAATGTTTGATGTTAGAAGAGGGACATCTTTTGATGCCAAGTATTTCCATGTGAGGTGTTGCGCTCACATCATCAACCTTGTGGTGCAGGATGGGGCAACATGTATGGCAAACTTGGTTAGCAATTTGAGAGAGACTGTAAAGTATTTCAAGAAGTCTCCTGCTCGGCTACACAAGTTCACTGAGATTTGCAAGGTCTTAGGACTTGAGATAGGAAAACATTTGTGTTTGGATGTTTGCACGCGGTGGAGTTCAACCTACAAGATGATCAATGTTGCTTATCCATATAGGCAAGCAATGAAATCATATGCAATTTCAGATGCCAACTACAAGTGGGAGCCTTCCAAGCAAGAATGTGATTTGTTTAAGCTTATTGAGCCTTTGTTGTATGCATTTGCTTGTGTTACTACTGCATTTTCAGCAACATCATACCCCACCTCAAACATATTCTATCCCCACATTGTGAGTATCAAGAAAGAATTGAGAAAAGCCATGGTTCATCAAAATCAGCTTTACAATAATATGGGGCAGAAAATGATGGAGAAGTTCAACAAATATTAA